One region of Bosea sp. 29B genomic DNA includes:
- the thrS gene encoding threonine--tRNA ligase, with amino-acid sequence MTISLTFPDGAQREFPSGITGKELAGGISPSLLKRTVAMALDGVVVDLADPITADAKIEFLNREDPRALELIRHDCAHVLAEAVQELYPGTQVTIGPVIENGFFYDFFRNEPFSPEDFAPIEKKMREIVARDKPFTKEVWSRDKAKAFFRDKGEAFKVELVDAIPEDQTLKMYAQGDWIDLCRGPHMTSVGKVGNAFKLMKVAGAYWRGDSKNPMLTRIYGTAFARQEELDAHLKQIEEAEKRDHRRIGREMDLFHFQEEGPGVVFWHSKGWRLFQEVLTYMRRRLAADYEEVNAPQVLDKSLWETSGHWGWYQDNMFAVKSASAFENPNDPTRDQKVFALKPMNCPGHVQIFKHGLKSYRDLPIRLAEFGNVHRYEPSGALHGLMRVRGFTQDDAHIFCTEEQLAAECMKINDLILSVYEDFGFTEELVIKLSTRPEKRVGSDAVWDHAEDVMTRVLETIAKQSGNRIKTEINPGEGAFYGPKFEYVLRDAIGRDWQCGTTQVDFNLPERFGAFYIGSDGEKKQPVMVHRAICGSLERFVGILIEHHAGHFPLWLAPEQIVVAPITSEADAYGEEVTMALLSAGLRARADLRNEKISYKVREHSLAKVPVILAVGKREAEEKTVTVRRLGSQAQTVMSLDAVVAALVEEATPPDLARKRKARAAI; translated from the coding sequence ATGACGATCTCCCTGACATTTCCCGATGGCGCGCAGCGCGAATTTCCTTCCGGCATCACCGGCAAGGAGCTTGCCGGTGGCATTTCGCCCTCTCTCCTGAAGCGTACGGTTGCGATGGCGCTCGACGGCGTGGTCGTCGACCTCGCCGATCCGATCACCGCCGATGCGAAGATCGAGTTCCTCAACCGCGAGGATCCGCGCGCGCTGGAATTGATCCGGCACGACTGCGCTCACGTTCTCGCCGAAGCGGTCCAGGAACTCTACCCCGGCACGCAGGTGACGATCGGCCCGGTCATCGAGAACGGCTTCTTCTACGATTTCTTCCGCAACGAGCCGTTCTCGCCGGAGGATTTCGCGCCGATCGAGAAGAAGATGCGCGAGATCGTCGCGCGCGACAAACCCTTCACCAAGGAGGTCTGGAGCCGCGACAAGGCCAAGGCGTTCTTCAGGGACAAGGGCGAGGCCTTCAAGGTCGAGCTGGTCGACGCGATCCCGGAAGACCAGACGCTGAAGATGTATGCGCAGGGCGACTGGATCGACCTCTGCCGCGGCCCGCACATGACCTCGGTCGGCAAGGTCGGCAACGCCTTCAAGCTGATGAAGGTGGCCGGCGCCTATTGGCGTGGCGACAGCAAGAACCCGATGCTGACGCGCATCTATGGCACCGCCTTCGCCCGGCAGGAGGAGCTCGACGCCCATCTCAAGCAGATCGAGGAAGCCGAGAAGCGCGACCATCGCCGGATCGGCCGCGAGATGGACCTGTTCCACTTCCAGGAGGAGGGGCCGGGCGTCGTCTTTTGGCACTCCAAGGGCTGGCGGCTGTTCCAGGAGGTGCTGACCTATATGCGCCGGCGGCTGGCCGCCGACTATGAGGAGGTCAACGCCCCGCAGGTGCTCGACAAGTCGCTCTGGGAGACCTCGGGCCACTGGGGCTGGTACCAGGACAACATGTTCGCGGTGAAGTCGGCCTCGGCTTTCGAGAATCCGAACGATCCGACGCGCGACCAGAAGGTCTTCGCGCTGAAGCCGATGAATTGCCCGGGCCATGTCCAGATCTTCAAACACGGCCTGAAGAGCTATCGCGACCTGCCGATCCGGCTCGCCGAATTCGGCAACGTCCACCGCTACGAGCCTTCCGGCGCGCTGCACGGGCTGATGCGGGTGCGCGGCTTCACCCAGGACGACGCGCACATCTTCTGCACCGAGGAGCAGCTCGCGGCCGAGTGCATGAAGATCAACGACCTGATCCTCTCGGTCTACGAGGATTTCGGCTTCACCGAGGAGCTCGTGATCAAGCTCTCGACGCGGCCGGAGAAGCGCGTCGGCTCCGACGCGGTCTGGGACCATGCCGAGGACGTCATGACCAGGGTGCTGGAGACGATCGCCAAACAGTCCGGCAACCGGATCAAGACCGAGATCAATCCGGGCGAGGGCGCTTTCTACGGGCCGAAGTTCGAGTATGTGCTGCGCGACGCCATCGGCCGCGACTGGCAATGCGGCACGACGCAGGTCGACTTCAACCTGCCGGAGCGCTTCGGCGCCTTCTATATCGGCTCGGACGGCGAGAAGAAGCAGCCGGTCATGGTCCATCGCGCCATTTGCGGCTCGCTGGAGCGCTTCGTCGGCATCCTGATCGAGCACCATGCCGGGCATTTTCCGCTCTGGCTGGCGCCCGAGCAGATCGTCGTCGCGCCGATCACCTCGGAGGCGGATGCCTATGGTGAGGAGGTCACCATGGCGCTGCTCTCGGCCGGTCTGCGTGCCCGCGCCGACCTGCGCAACGAGAAGATCAGCTACAAGGTGCGCGAGCACTCGCTGGCCAAGGTCCCGGTCATCCTCGCCGTCGGCAAGCGCGAGGCCGAGGAGAAGACCGTGACCGTGCGGCGCCTCGGCAGCCAGGCCCAGACGGTGATGAGCCTCGACGCCGTTGTCGCGGCGCTGGTCGAGGAGGCGACGCCGCCCGATCTCGCCCGGAAGCGGAAGGCCAGGGCGGCCATCTAG